A stretch of the Ictidomys tridecemlineatus isolate mIctTri1 chromosome 5, mIctTri1.hap1, whole genome shotgun sequence genome encodes the following:
- the Foxa2 gene encoding hepatocyte nuclear factor 3-beta isoform X2, whose translation MLGAVKMEGHEPSDWSSYYAEPEGYSSVSNMNAGLGMNGMNTYMSMSAAAMGSGSGNMSAGSMNMSSYVGAGMSPSLAGMSPGAGAMAGMGGSAGAAGVAGMGPHLSPSLSPLGGQAAGAMGGLAPYANMNSMSPMYGQAGLSRARDPKTYRRSYTHAKPPYSYISLITMAIQQSPNKMLTLSEIYQWIMDLFPFYRQNQQRWQNSIRHSLSFNDCFLKVPRSPDKPGKGSFWTLHPDSGNMFENGCYLRRQKRFKCEKQLALKEAAGAGGGGKKAAAGNQASQAQIGEAAGPASETPGGTESPHSSASPCQEHKRGGLGELKGTPSAALSPPEPAPSPGQQQQAAAHLLGPPHHPGLPPEAHLKPEHHYAFNHPFSINNLMSSEQQHHHSHHHHQPHKMDLKTYEQVMHYPGYGSPMPGSLAMGPVTNKAGLDASPLAADTSYYQGVYSRPIMNSS comes from the exons ATGCTGGGAGCCGTGAAGATGGAAGGGCACGAGCCGTCCGACTGGAGCAGCTACTATGCCGAGCCCGAG GGCTACTCTTCCGTCAGCAACATGAACGCCGGCCTGGGGATGAACGGCATGAACACTTACATGAGCATGTCGGCGGCCGCCATGGGCAGCGGCTCGGGCAACATGAGCGCAGGCTCTATGAACATGTCGTCGTACGTGGGCGCGGGCATGAGCCCGTCCCTGGCCGGCATGTCCCCGGGCGCGGGCGCCATGGCGGGCATGGGCGGCTCGGCCGGGGCAGCTGGAGTGGCGGGCATGGGACCGCATTTGAGTCCGAGCCTTAGTCCCCTCGGGGGACAGGCGGCCGGGGCTATGGGTGGTCTAGCCCCGTATGCCAACATGAACTCCATGAGTCCCATGTATGGGCAGGCGGGTCTGAGCCGCGCGCGCGACCCCAAGACGTACCGGCGCAGTTACACGCACGCCAAGCCGCCCTATTCGTACATCTCGCTCATCACCATGGCCATCCAACAGAGCCCCAACAAGATGCTGACGCTGAGCGAGATCTACCAGTGGATCATGGACCTCTTCCCCTTCTACCGGCAGAACCAGCAGCGCTGGCAGAACTCCATCCGCCACTCGCTCTCCTTCAACGATTGTTTTCTCAAGGTGCCCCGCTCCCCAGACAAGCCCGGCAAGGGCTCTTTTTGGACCCTGCACCCGGACTCGGGCAACATGTTCGAGAACGGCTGCTACCTACGCCGCCAGAAGCGCTTCAAGTGCGAGAAGCAGCTGGCACTGAAGGAAGCCGCCGGTGCCGGGGGCGGCGGCAAGAAGGCGGCAGCTGGGAACCAGGCTTCGCAGGCTCAGATCGGGGAGGCCGCTGGGCCGGCCTCCGAGACTCCGGGGGGCACTGAGTCGCCTCATTCGAGCGCCTCCCCGTGCCAGGAGCATAAGCGCGGGGGTCTAGGGGAGCTGAAAGGGACGCCTTCCGCGGCGCTGAGCCCCCCAGAACCGGCACCCTCGCCAGGGCAGCAACAGCAGGCCGCAGCCCACCTGCTGGGCCCACCCCATCACCCTGGCCTGCCTCCTGAGGCCCACCTCAAACCTGAGCACCACTACGCCTTCAATCATCCTTTCTCCATCAACAACCTCATGTCTTCGGAGCAGCAACACCACCacagccaccaccaccaccagccccaCAAAATGGACCTCAAGACCTACGAACAGGTGATGCACTACCCTGGCTACGGTTCCCCCATGCCCGGCAGCTTGGCCATGGGCCCGGTCACGAACAAAGCGGGCCTGGACGCCTCGCCCCTGGCCGCAGACACCTCCTACTACCAGGGAGTGTACTCCCGACCCATTATGAACTCCTCTTAA
- the Foxa2 gene encoding hepatocyte nuclear factor 3-beta isoform X1: MHSASSMLGAVKMEGHEPSDWSSYYAEPEGYSSVSNMNAGLGMNGMNTYMSMSAAAMGSGSGNMSAGSMNMSSYVGAGMSPSLAGMSPGAGAMAGMGGSAGAAGVAGMGPHLSPSLSPLGGQAAGAMGGLAPYANMNSMSPMYGQAGLSRARDPKTYRRSYTHAKPPYSYISLITMAIQQSPNKMLTLSEIYQWIMDLFPFYRQNQQRWQNSIRHSLSFNDCFLKVPRSPDKPGKGSFWTLHPDSGNMFENGCYLRRQKRFKCEKQLALKEAAGAGGGGKKAAAGNQASQAQIGEAAGPASETPGGTESPHSSASPCQEHKRGGLGELKGTPSAALSPPEPAPSPGQQQQAAAHLLGPPHHPGLPPEAHLKPEHHYAFNHPFSINNLMSSEQQHHHSHHHHQPHKMDLKTYEQVMHYPGYGSPMPGSLAMGPVTNKAGLDASPLAADTSYYQGVYSRPIMNSS; encoded by the exons ATGCACTCGGCTTCCAGTATGCTGGGAGCCGTGAAGATGGAAGGGCACGAGCCGTCCGACTGGAGCAGCTACTATGCCGAGCCCGAG GGCTACTCTTCCGTCAGCAACATGAACGCCGGCCTGGGGATGAACGGCATGAACACTTACATGAGCATGTCGGCGGCCGCCATGGGCAGCGGCTCGGGCAACATGAGCGCAGGCTCTATGAACATGTCGTCGTACGTGGGCGCGGGCATGAGCCCGTCCCTGGCCGGCATGTCCCCGGGCGCGGGCGCCATGGCGGGCATGGGCGGCTCGGCCGGGGCAGCTGGAGTGGCGGGCATGGGACCGCATTTGAGTCCGAGCCTTAGTCCCCTCGGGGGACAGGCGGCCGGGGCTATGGGTGGTCTAGCCCCGTATGCCAACATGAACTCCATGAGTCCCATGTATGGGCAGGCGGGTCTGAGCCGCGCGCGCGACCCCAAGACGTACCGGCGCAGTTACACGCACGCCAAGCCGCCCTATTCGTACATCTCGCTCATCACCATGGCCATCCAACAGAGCCCCAACAAGATGCTGACGCTGAGCGAGATCTACCAGTGGATCATGGACCTCTTCCCCTTCTACCGGCAGAACCAGCAGCGCTGGCAGAACTCCATCCGCCACTCGCTCTCCTTCAACGATTGTTTTCTCAAGGTGCCCCGCTCCCCAGACAAGCCCGGCAAGGGCTCTTTTTGGACCCTGCACCCGGACTCGGGCAACATGTTCGAGAACGGCTGCTACCTACGCCGCCAGAAGCGCTTCAAGTGCGAGAAGCAGCTGGCACTGAAGGAAGCCGCCGGTGCCGGGGGCGGCGGCAAGAAGGCGGCAGCTGGGAACCAGGCTTCGCAGGCTCAGATCGGGGAGGCCGCTGGGCCGGCCTCCGAGACTCCGGGGGGCACTGAGTCGCCTCATTCGAGCGCCTCCCCGTGCCAGGAGCATAAGCGCGGGGGTCTAGGGGAGCTGAAAGGGACGCCTTCCGCGGCGCTGAGCCCCCCAGAACCGGCACCCTCGCCAGGGCAGCAACAGCAGGCCGCAGCCCACCTGCTGGGCCCACCCCATCACCCTGGCCTGCCTCCTGAGGCCCACCTCAAACCTGAGCACCACTACGCCTTCAATCATCCTTTCTCCATCAACAACCTCATGTCTTCGGAGCAGCAACACCACCacagccaccaccaccaccagccccaCAAAATGGACCTCAAGACCTACGAACAGGTGATGCACTACCCTGGCTACGGTTCCCCCATGCCCGGCAGCTTGGCCATGGGCCCGGTCACGAACAAAGCGGGCCTGGACGCCTCGCCCCTGGCCGCAGACACCTCCTACTACCAGGGAGTGTACTCCCGACCCATTATGAACTCCTCTTAA